The genomic DNA aacatacggcaatttatatttgatttctggtctttattgatttttaacagtttttttacagtaaatattagcattttagctcaatagctctcaggtcatgtgatgtattgaccccaaactaatgcagaatgatagtgctactaagtatggtcaacatacggcaatttatatttgattttaggacattattgatttttaacagttttttgacagtaaatattagctttattgctcaatagctctcaggtcatgtgacgtattgaccccaaaccggtgcagaatgatagtgctactaaggatggtcaacatacggcaattgatatttgatttctggtctttattgatttttaacaggttttttacagtaaatattagcattttagctcaatagctctcaggtcatgttacctattgaccccaaaccagtgcagaatgatagtgctactaagtatggtcaacatacgccaatttatatttgattttaggacacaattgatttttaacagtttttttacagtaaatattagcattttagctcaatagctctcaggtcatgtgacgtattgaccccaaaccagtgcagaatgatagtgctactaaagatggtcaacatacgccaaatTATACTTGATTTTCGGACATtactgatttttaacagtttttttacagtaaatattagcattttagctcaatagctctcaggtcatgtgacatattgaccccaaaccggtgcagaatgatagtgctactaagtatggtcaacatacggcaatttatatttgatttctggtctttattgatttttaacagtttttttacagtaaatattagcattttagctcaatagctctcaggtcatgtgatgtattgaccccaaactaatgcagaatgatagtgctactaaagatggtcaacatacggcaatttatatttgattttaggacattattgatttttaacagttttttgacagtaaatattagctttattgctcaatagctctcaggtcatgtgacgtattgaccccaaaccggtgcagaatgatagtgctactaaggatggtcaacatacgccaattgatatttgatttctggtctttattgatttttaacaggttttttacagtaaatattagcattttagctcaatagctctcaggtcatgttacctattgaccccaaaccagtgcagaatgatagtgctactaagtatggtcaacatacgccaatttatatttgattttaggacacaattgatttttaacagtttttttacagtaaatattagcattttagctcaatagctctcaggtcatgtgacgtattgaccccaaaccagtgcagaatgatagtgctactaagtatggtcaacatacggcaatttatatttgatttctggtctttattgattttcaacagtttttttacagtaaatattagcattttagctcaatagctctcaggtcatgtgacgtattgaccccaaactaatgcagaatgatagtgctactaaagatggtcaacatacgccaatttatatttgattttaggacattattgatttttaacagttttttgacagtaaatattagctttattgctcaatagctctcaggtcatgttacctattgaccccaaactaatgcagaatgatagtgctactaaggatggtcaacatacgccaattgatatttgatttctggtctttattgatttttaacaggttttttacagtaaatattagcattttagctcaatagctctcaggtcatgtgactaattgaccccaaactaatgcagaatgatagtgctactaaagatggtaAACATAcaccaatttatatttgatttctggtctttattgattttttacagttttttgacagtaaatattagcctttttgctcaatagctctcaggtcatgtgacgtattgaccccaaactaatgcagaatcacaatgctaccttacctggtcagcatacgccaaagaagaagaaatagtttggcttataagattttaaagcaaaaaattaaacattttttaatgtaaatatcagcatatCTTCTCATTTCGGTCCAGATCATGTGACTTTTCGactgaggtttattttattatcacactaatagatcactgggatgacacacatcactttttatttgaattcacaatttttaagacagacagacagacagataaacaagttttcagcttcttatacttcaagctatttatttagtgtaaatattagccgtacaattcgatagttaacagttaagctgagtcagttacttaaaacatccttgtataatacatctgcgaatgcagcgctttattttttaaaccggaaATAGTTGATGCGCGGTCGTGCATTTACCGTAAGCTGAAGATAAGagcgcactgaaaatgtaggagcggctggcttgactaCGGAGAAACGAGAGGCGGCTGGCTGGCTTGACCGCAGTGCCGGCGTAGAGGGGCTCGCGGGAAACACGCTGGCGAACATTCGTTCCGCATAATTTAATACCTCTCCAGATCTTCAACTGAAGCTTCAATCGGTGTAAAGCTCAGGGatttaacataaaaaatatcCTCCGGAATTTCAAAATGCATATCACACCAAAATACATCTTCTGCATTGCTTAGAAAAATAATAGCAACGTAATAATAGCACctctaagaacattcacaaagtaCTTTGACAGGtaggacacaaaaaaatgtacagaatggATTGCTaattaaaaactgtttaaaaggaCAAGATTGCACAAGAGGGTTTAGAGAGAATcttcaaagaaaataaaagatagaAAAAGATTAAGATCAGGAGGTTAGAATAAGGGGCTACAAGCagtgaaaaaaatttaaatgggataaaaagacagagagtgataaaagagaaataaaagagaactttACTTGAAGGCCAGTCtttaaaagtgggttttaagaagaCATTTAAAAGGAAGTTGCTGCCTTATCACATCAATAATGTCAAATGCATTTGAGCACTGTGAAAGAAGCTTGCAGAAAGATGTGCAATTTTTGGATGCTTCGTTTACTTCACAACTTCACATGAAATCCAAGTACAGTTCTCTGCAAGGATTTCTCTCTGAGTAATACATGTGCACATAAAGGATCTGTGTTTAAAAACCAACATTCTTGTCAATAAACACTTTATATTTCAGCTGAAACAACAAGTTCATTATTCAATTAGTCAATTCACAAAAAagcggcagcagcagaattGTTGATAAACTAAGACCTTTTCGAGTACTAATAATTTACCAGTTATAGTTTCTGCATTGTGTGGATTGGCTGCTTTTACAGTTATATGTGAGGGTTGATTGAATACTTGGGGTTTTTGGATCATTGCTTTGtacaaaaaaggaaatttaaagACTTCATGTGATGAGCAAACGAATCTTCAAGACATAAAATATAACCTGCTGATTTATCTATGACGAAATAATGACTGCAGCCCTACTAGGtatatttgaacaaaaaatcCTATTATTGTCAATTCATTGTATGGAGAAGGACttacaaaatgaaatgtgattATTCTGAGGTCAAGATCAGAGAAAAACAGCATCCAGTGTCATCTAACATCACAATAAAGGCAGATACATTCAGCTATCTAGTGAAGCAGCAAGCTTTTCTATCTTTGCATCAAAACGCTTTCGGCTCGTGTCCAAGATGTTGATGCCATTCTTCTTGAAGTCATATCCCACTCTCTGCAGTTCCTCCAGTCGCCCTGCAATGTTCTGTGTGCTGTAGTCCAAAACCTTGGGCTTCTCCAGTATCTGCTTTATTGTTATTCCTCCTTTCAGGAGGCAATCTAGCTTAGCGTTCAGTGTTTCTGGCCCGATGTAGAGAATTATTGGATAGCTGATAATCATTTTTTTGATGTCAGATTTTCGACAGCCATGTGAGATCATTTTCTGCTGAAGGTTGATAAAGTTTTTCTTCAGATACTCATTGGAAAGGTCCAGAATTGATGCTCCATGGCCTTCAAGAAGAGCCAGCAGTTCTGAATCAGTTAACTTCAGAGCAGATCTCAGGGTATCTATGTTGCTCTTAACTCTCTTAGTGCTTCTAATGAGAATATAGAGGTTTCTGGATATGATCGTTTTTACAAACTGCTCTGGATTTTGCCCACCAAGCTCTGTGCAGATGTCTTCTAGAAGCTCCACCATCTGCTTGTTGAGCTCTAAGCTGTTGGAGAACGTCCGCGGCGCTGTGGTCAGCAGTCGATGAAGGTCTTTGCTGATCAGTCCTAGTGAGATCAGAAAATGTACGTTCTTCTCCAGGTTTTCATTGTCACTGGAGCGGAAGAAAGACTCGGGAGAGCGAGCCAAGATGCTCACAATTTCTGCATCTGTgcagaagatgtttctccacaGCTTCCAGCGTTGTTCCAAGTGATCAATGGAGCGGGTGATGGCACGGGGATAACGGGATATGATGCTGGCGATGACTTTGGGGCTGGCACCTTTTCCCTTCAGAAACTGAGCGAGGCCATGCTCATTGGTGAAGGATTTACGAAAGACCCCAGGCTGCCGCTTGCGTGCCATCATCACATCCACTCCCATAAGATTCAGATTCTCAAGCAGAGATTCATTCTCTGATGCCACCGGTGGCTTTGGTTCATTATTTCTCGTAGTAGCACTGCAAAGCCTCCTGGAAAGGCAGGTTGATGCTAACTGTACTGGAACAAGCCCAAAGCTGCGCTGCAGAATTACTGATCGATGGAGGCAGAGGAGGGCTCTCACTCCAGGAACTGCTGCCATTTTTAACGAGGACAGCTACACTGTCACATCACTGTAGTTCCAATGCaactaaaagagaaaaaaacatatgaAATAATGAGCTGAATATTAACAGAGACGTCTAGCCAAACGAGACTCGTGTTTAGGGCTACAAAATGGACAAGTGCAATATTCAactcacaggagcttcagcttTTTTGCTAAATGTCACAACATAGCATTACAAAtcataatacattttatttgtaagtgcCTTTCTTGACAACCAAGGTTGCTttacaggaaaaataaatacaacaaaacagataaaaaccatacaaaaagattaaaaaacatACATGAAGATAAAAAGCCTACACAAAGAAAAAGGCagctaaagaaaataaatagtCTTGAACAGATGAGTTTTGAGTTTGGATTTGAAAAGAGTCAGAGAGTCAACATTTCGAATGTCCGATGGGAGTGAGTTCCAGAGTTTGAGAGCAGAACGGTTGAAAGCCCTGCTCCCCATCGTATCCCCATATCCCATATCTCATTGCCGGGCAGAGTGTCCTGGTTTTTGGTAATCAAATTATGGTCACCCTACGATATAGTGGTGTGCGATATTGCAAGATTTGGTATCGATCCGATATCAAGTACATACAGGGCCATTATCGCCCTGAAATCACAAAATTAGTGATTTGCTTATCGACAGACACAACATTTAccaatgttccctaaacgcctcacagtgcAGACTGCAGTAGATGCTGCTCAGATGGCTAGTCTTTGTAATTGGCATACAGGAGAGAAACCGAAACTAAAGTATCAATCTTATCACACTGGTATCGTTTAATATCAGTACCAACGCTGGTATCGATATTATTGATATTTGGGTCGATCCACCCACCTTCACTTACTTTACTAGTTTATATATGATGGTGAGGAGCATAcgatattatttattatattaattTACCTGATGAATTTTCATTTTAGTTAAACTATAAATGTACCTATCGAAGTTTAGACTGTATGATATTTCTGTACGTCATAAACTGCGGTCAAGTGAGCCGCCCGCACTCTGGGCGTTGCGCAACTATTCCGTGTAATACGGTAATGCGATCACAGGCGCTGAGGAGTCAGGCTGAGAGACGTccgctgcaaatacatgctgctatacagattttgactgtccatatctggaaatctttaggcggtgacaaagatctctcactgtggctttgtcaggggtcatcccagctaccaccatgcagaatatcacctgattttactgtagaattttggataaaattaatgtcaaagtgtgcTGCAATTTCAATCGTCTATGTTCATAATTgctgattttgactgtccatatctccaaatccttaggcggtgacaaagatctgtcactgtggccttgtcaggggtcatcccagctaccaccacgtacaatatcacctgattttactgtaaaattttagagaaaattaatgtcaaagtatgctgcAATTTCAATCGTCTACGTCCATAATGgctgctgcagtttctgctcCACCCTGCTACTTCCAGCTGTTGACTCACACCAAACGGCTTTGCCGATTCTGGACTTTTGCCTCTGGACACTCTAGAGATAACTAAGCTCTGGAATTATTGACATATTATGTCAATAAATCACGTGAAAAAGTTATGTTTTTATAATGgctaaattgaattgaactgaattgagtATCAGCCATGATGCATCAACACAACTGAAATTGCAacatactttgacattaattttatcaacagtttacagtaaaatcaggtgatattgtgcatggtggtagctgggatgacccctgacaaagccacagtgacagatctttgtcaccgcctaaggatttccagatatggacagtcaaaatcagcCATAGGCGATAGAAATTgcagcatactttgacattaattttctctaaaattttacagtaaaatcaggtgatattgtgcatggtagtagctgggatgacccctgacaaagccACAGTGACAGATCTGTGTCACCACCTAAGG from Acanthochromis polyacanthus isolate Apoly-LR-REF ecotype Palm Island chromosome 11, KAUST_Apoly_ChrSc, whole genome shotgun sequence includes the following:
- the LOC110960094 gene encoding transcription termination factor 1, mitochondrial, which codes for MAAVPGVRALLCLHRSVILQRSFGLVPVQLASTCLSRRLCSATTRNNEPKPPVASENESLLENLNLMGVDVMMARKRQPGVFRKSFTNEHGLAQFLKGKGASPKVIASIISRYPRAITRSIDHLEQRWKLWRNIFCTDAEIVSILARSPESFFRSSDNENLEKNVHFLISLGLISKDLHRLLTTAPRTFSNSLELNKQMVELLEDICTELGGQNPEQFVKTIISRNLYILIRSTKRVKSNIDTLRSALKLTDSELLALLEGHGASILDLSNEYLKKNFINLQQKMISHGCRKSDIKKMIISYPIILYIGPETLNAKLDCLLKGGITIKQILEKPKVLDYSTQNIAGRLEELQRVGYDFKKNGINILDTSRKRFDAKIEKLAASLDS